AGGTTCAGGCCCTTGCCGGACGAAAAGATGACTTGGGGGCGCGCGTACGTGCCAAGCGTCGTCTGCCCGAAACGCTGCAGCTGGTGCGCAACGTTGGAATCCGGGGGGGGGTGCACCAGGTCGGGGTGCGTCGGCGTCACGTACTCGGTGCACGGCGATGCTTCCTGCTGTGGTAAGTAGAGGAACGTACTTGTGCCGTGCTGTATGCACGCAGGACACGCAGTCCTTGCGTAGGGATACGCGCccgtgcgcggcatgcTCCTTGCCAAGTGGCCCACATTGTGGAAGATAAGAAACCTAATCGGTATGACTAGGAAAATCGGGCCAATTTCTCCACCTGTGCACGGACAAGAAGGAAGGGGAGGGGGAGGAGGGCCCAGAGCACCGTGGGCGTCGTTGCTCGCGGAAACTAGTACAACAGGGCAGGTAGAGGGAAAAGGCGACCATGCACCAAGCCACACGCCCCATCACACACGTCCGCACTCTATAGCTCAACGACTCGCGCATTGTATTCAAGTCGCCGCTGACTACGGCCTCTACGCGTCCTTTGCATCGAGCCGACGCAGCACGCtctcgcgcttgcgctggtTTTCCGTCAGGCCCTGTGCCCAGTGCGCAGTGTCCTGTGAGCCGGACGGCTTGTCCGTGCGCGTGCCAAGGCGGATATCcgtcgcgatgcgctcgacgcccaGCGCGTGCACGGCTTCGTGGCATTTTTGCAGCGCCTGCCACACTGCCGAGATCGGTCCCTCGAGATTCGTTCCTTAGCCGCTGCATAAGTCGCGCAACATACTGCATCTGGGTTAGAAGAGAAACGCACCTCGTATCGAATACCCTGCTCGGCCATGCCGTCGAGCACACGCTGGCACTCTGTAATGTactcgccgaccgacgtcgtcggcgttCCCATCGGGATCACTGCGTCAGAAACAAGGACGTACGGCAAAAGTCCCTGCGTTAGTCATGGTACGTACGCCACAGCATACATCTCCGGAGTCGTCATCAGGGTCAGCCAGGGACCTCCACACGTGGCAAAAAAAGTTGTCTTTTGCTCCGATGGACGAACGGCGGAGTGTGTCGAGCTTCTCCGCGCTGGGTATCTCCCAGGCGCTGGTACGTGCTCTCAAGATGCTTGCGATCACTGTACCCACCCCCATTCAAGCTGCGACGATCCCTGCGATTCTCGAGGGCCGCGACGtgatcggcggcgcagagaCCGGCTCCGGCAAGACGCTGGCGTTCGCACTGCCGATCCTCAATCAGCTCGCCAAAGATATGGCCGGCGGATTTGCGGTGATCCTCACTCCCACAcgtgagctcggcgtgcagctgcacgagcagTTCCTTGCCGTCGGGCAAGGCAGCCGCATGGGCCTCAAGTGTGCCTTGGTCCTCGGCGGGATGGATATGGTGAAGCAGGCGACCGAGCTGGCGGGTCAGCGCCCTCACATTATTGTCGCGACACCCGGACGCCTCGTGGACCTGCTgtcgtcgggcggcgcgcaggaaTGGGGCCTCGAGCGCTGCAAGTACGTggtgctggacgaggccgaccgcCTGCTCTCGCCGACGTTTGCTAACGAGCTCGCGTACCTCTTTTCGATTCTTCCTCCTGCACGCATGCGCCAGACGCTCCTATTCACAGCGACGCTCACGCCCGAGATTGAAAAGCTGACACAAAAGAAGCCCGAAGGAGACAAGCTTCCcccgctcctgcgcaaaATCGAGatgtcgacgacgacccccgcgacgctcacgcAAGAGTACATCTTTTGCCCTTCGCACGTGCGCGAGCCGTACCTGGTGCATCTGCTGCACCATGCACCGTGCCAGCAGGCCAAGCCGCGCgcggatgcggcgcagagcGTCTACCGCAAAGGCGCGCGCAAGGAGGTGCcggtcgaggacgaggtgccGCTCCCCATGACGATCATTTTTGCGTCGCggtgccgcagcgccgagctcctgtCGCGTATGCTCACAGAGCTCGGCATCCCGAACGTGTCGCTGCACTCGATGCTGCACCAGagcaagcgcctcgaaaACCTGCAAACCTTTCGTGCGAAACGTGTGCCGATTCTCATCTCGACCGACGTCGGGAGCCGTGGTCTGGACATTCCCGACGTGCAGATGGTGGTCAACTGGGACGTGCCCGCAGCGTGGGAGGACTATGTGCACCGTGTCGGCCGTACCGCGCGTAAAGGCAAGCAGGGCTGGGCCGTGAGCTTTGTGACGGAGCACGACGTGGAGCTCATCCAGAGCATCGAGGAAAAGATCCAAACGCAGCtcaccgagcgcgagctgccggagagcaaggtgctcgagcgcctttCCGAGGTCACTGCCGCGaaacgcgtcgcggccatGGCCCTGCACGACGAGCACTttggcgagcagcgcgagcgtaACAAGAA
This region of Malassezia japonica chromosome 8, complete sequence genomic DNA includes:
- a CDS encoding uncharacterized protein (EggNog:ENOG503P759; COG:S); its protein translation is MTTPEMYAVADFCLIPMGTPTTSVGEYITECQRVLDGMAEQGIRYEVRFSSNPDAALQKCHEAVHALGVERIATDIRLGTRTDKPSGSQDTAHWAQGLTENQRKRESVLRRLDAKDA
- the DBP8 gene encoding RNA helicase (EggNog:ENOG503NVJF; COG:A), with the protein product MDERRSVSSFSALGISQALVRALKMLAITVPTPIQAATIPAILEGRDVIGGAETGSGKTLAFALPILNQLAKDMAGGFAVILTPTRELGVQLHEQFLAVGQGSRMGLKCALVLGGMDMVKQATELAGQRPHIIVATPGRLVDLLSSGGAQEWGLERCKYVVLDEADRLLSPTFANELAYLFSILPPARMRQTLLFTATLTPEIEKLTQKKPEGDKLPPLLRKIEMSTTTPATLTQEYIFCPSHVREPYLVHLLHHAPCQQAKPRADAAQSVYRKGARKEVPVEDEVPLPMTIIFASRCRSAELLSRMLTELGIPNVSLHSMLHQSKRLENLQTFRAKRVPILISTDVGSRGLDIPDVQMVVNWDVPAAWEDYVHRVGRTARKGKQGWAVSFVTEHDVELIQSIEEKIQTQLTERELPESKVLERLSEVTAAKRVAAMALHDEHFGEQRERNKKKAQLAQGQAPRPKKRKVKASE